In the Telopea speciosissima isolate NSW1024214 ecotype Mountain lineage chromosome 6, Tspe_v1, whole genome shotgun sequence genome, GTCCAGCCGCTTTGTCGCGGAATGCGAAGGTGTCGAGGTcttgtattggggattgttgGTAGATCTGCTTCTGCTAGGTCTTTGGCTACTAGGAGCTTGGCGTTTAAGATGAGTGTGCTTTATTTCGATGTTCACGAGGTACTGAATCAAGTAAATGCCTAACATTTCTAACTCATAATCAAATTTTTTCCCTCCACGGGACATGCCTCTTTTATATGGTGGATTTTCTGTTGCTACGTAATCTGTTGTTTCAAGTTATTGCTTTGGAACATCTCAAGTTTCGTTACTCTTTGGCGCTCTTAGATTGGACTGATTGGCTGTGTTATTGTTTTCGAGTCCAATTCGCTGGGAAGTTTTATAGGGTGTAACAGTCAGTGAACCTGCTTGAGTTTGTGGCTTTTTTGCTTTGTTCACTTGTCTGAGCGGAGACCACACGAAAAGTTCAGCTGCTGGTAATTCTGAAAATGTACGAAATGTATCTACAGATCTACATTACGGTTTTCAATTGGTAGGTAGGATATAggtttcccttccctttcccccatggttttcatttcttttgttttgatccTTGCAGGGTTTGTGTCTTCAACTTCCTTTTGGTTCTTCAACCTAAACCATTTAACGTGCAGTTACtaaagaaaaaaccaaattcTGTTCTCCTAGGGAAAGGTGCTGACAAATTCTCACCAAATGAAAACTGAGCTTGGCATTAGGACTATGAAAGTCATTTCTTTTTTGAATGGAGTGGAGTGTGGATCGTAGAAACTGAAGTCCTCACTGCTATCTTTGAGAAACCATCAAACCTCAATGACGTTTTAATAATTTTCATCAATGAACAACCCCGTAAATAGGAGGGAACAAATTTCTGAGTGAGTTTATTGTCAGATTCAGAATCTGTAGTGTGAGAGTTGTCCCATGTGAAACTTGTGGTGATGGTGCCCCTATTCATGAATGTTGTACTTGGTTGAATTTGTTGTAATTTGCTTTGAGATTTTAAATGTATTGGTCTGTTACATTATATGTCCTATACACTCTTTAGATTCTTATTGAATTTGATTTAACTTCTCTTCTATCTAATTCTCGTTTCAGGGTAAAGGAAAATCAGGCAGGCCTTCTATAACATTTCCTCCAGCTGCTCGAAGAATGGATACACTTAATGATTTACTTGCAGCGAGTGATCTTATTTCACTTCATTGTGCTCTGTCAAATGAGACTATTCAGATTATTAATGCTGAATGTTTGCAGCACATAAAACCTGGTAATTTTCATATTAAAGTGATAATTCTAGCAATCCCTCCATATGCATATTAAAAGGATGAGTGCACTTTTCTGCAGGAGCATTCCTAGTGAACACGGGAAGCAGTCAGCTGTTAGATGATTGTGCTTTGAAACAGCTTTTGATTGATGGAACTATCGCTGGCTGTGCACTAGATGGTGCTGAAGGGCCACAGTGGATGGAAGCATGGGTATGAGCATTAGCCTTAGGGTATGAATTGTTATCTTATATGCATGGGAACATTGAAGCATGGATATATTATTTGTGGTATGATTATTCCTTGTGATGTATGATTTCTTGGTCCGTAATTTCTAGTTTTGGTCCTTTATACCTTCACCCCTTCTATTTTTTGGCGAAATAAAGTCCTATGCTAAGATTATTAGCATTTATTGTTGTTGGACATGCACCTGCCCATACTGCTATATGTAGCCAATATGAAAGCCTAGATTAATCTATTCATGAAGCAatttgatgggtttctagaagcctaaGAAATTAgatttaggctatgtttggaagccaagaaaagaaaagaaaaaacataataagacaaaaaaacaTGATGGCACAATCATTGAaatatgtgtctatctctctcctcaaattcaaatttttttttttgaatttattctcttcttttcttgccttccaaacatagccttagaaACTCATAGAATGCCAGAATCACAGTGACAGGTTTAGAAaccagatttaaagagaaatatAATGACATCAAATCAAAGATTCAGATATGGTCCAAAGATGGTCAAAGGTCAATCATATGGAGAAGAATAACTCCTCCAAATCTGACTGAAATCCGTGTGAGATCTGGAACTATAGATATGTCCTATTGGTAATAGGATTCTAATTTAGGGTTTCCAGAACAGTAAACAAGGGTCAGTCTGAATGTCACCGATTAGGTGATAAAATCTAATGTAACCTAAGTTACATTACCCGTATTACCCATGCTTTTTGTCTGCTTGTAGTGAAATTTTGGctttaaaattgtctttttacGTGCTTCCTTGGATTTCCATCTGAGATTCCAAACGGTCCACTACTAATGGTGGACTTGTAAAATCACATTAATATGCAACCGTAATGAAAGGCTTTTGTCATGATTTCTTTCTTCGACTTTCGCATCGTCGAGTTAACTTCAACTAAAAGCCCATGCGGGTCCCACAGTGTAATGTGTGCTCCTCCTCTGTGCCATGTCACTTTCCTGAGTTCACCCTTCACCTCTACTCCATGAACGGAAGGAGAAAAGGATACGGCAAGTTGCCCTCACCTTTGGTCATTCCAGCAGCTGCTATGGCCACCGGCGGGCGGAAACAAAGGGGAAGAAGCCGCCAACAGGTGTTCCCCCTATCTCTTTCTTACCAAAAAGTTTCCTCACCTGTGGTTGCTCACAGCCGCTGTGAGCGCCCCCGCTGctgccaccatcaccacctgTTTTCTCTCCTCTACTTTTACCAAAGGTGAGCTTGCTGCCCCCACCACTGCCGTTGGTTTTCTCAGCACCACTACCAATCTCtctgccaccgccaccatcCCTTCCACCACCTGTTTACTCCAACCTCCACCACCATCCCAGCCACGACACTTCTCATTCACCACTGTCTCCATTACCTTCTCCTCCATTTGTGCCACCATCGGCTCCATCACTGCCTTCACCTGCCCCAGTTCCTGAGTGCATTGGACACAACTCTCACCCAACCTTAACATACCTCTTCTTCATACTTCTTCCCTCCCTTACACCATTCAATCGGATCCCATCCTGTCACAACCCCAAACCGGAGGGTGGGTAAGAGATCTCACCCTCATGGTGTCGGTCAAGAGGTTGCACCAACACTTTACTTGAAGGTGCTGACAAGCCAAATTTtaacttttcaaaaattaaatgaCTAAAATTGCAGCGGAATAATTATCTAAGTATGGAGTGGGGAAATTTTGACATAATATCCCCACAAAATGCATTGTTTCAAAAGATTCTGTGACACACTGGTGGCACCTAAAGTTCATGAACAGTTTCGTTGCATACATCCATTAGTTCACATAACCAGCAAAAACGATTTAACATTTCCCGAAGTATTACGAATGTAGACAACACTTTAGATACATATCCATGTGAGCTACTaattttacatataaataaatCCAAAAGGGGCAAAAAGCAAGTCAGCATAGCAAGTATGTCCATCAAGTCTCGGGGTTTCGTCCACTGTCTCCAAAAATGCACACTGAACATGTGTGGTCAAAATGAGGAGGCTCTGGATAAAAAGGGATaagagtggggggggggggtgagctTCAATGGCCCCATAAGTAGAACAATGGAATACAATTCGAAAACCATAGATGCATGAGGATGGCACATACATACATTTCATAATACAactcaagcatatttccatgcaTGTTATTTCATCTCAAGAAATAAGGAATCAATAGATCAATAATATAACTTGAAGCAAGCACAATTCAGATGAGTTGAGAAATTCTTTTCACAATCCTGTAGTCTTATAGTCCAAATTTATGTCTCATCCTTCCCATAGTTTTGGTGGTAATTATCTTGATATTCTTTTCATAACTTTGGTGGTTCATACCGTTTTGTCCTTTCCATAACTTTGGTGGCTTTCATAACATTCTTGTCATAACTTTGGAGGTAATATCATAACAttcttttcataattttggtgGTTCATACCCTTTCATCCTTTCCACAACTTTGGTGGCTTTCATAACATTCTTTTCATAACTTTGGTGGTTCATACCCTGATACCCCTTCATCCTTTCCACAACTTTGGTGGCCATATCATACCGTTCGTTCTTTCTAGTAAACCAGTCACAATTTcatttccattattttattccatgTCCATACATGTCTTCTTATTATAACATTTAAATGATAAATCATCATATCAATAAATTCGGGAAATGGAAATGTAATGCATCATGCTTCAAGATCAGTAAACAAATAatgatttataaaaaaatgcagTAAACCAAAATTCTACTCACATCACATtacttcattattttatttatgactCCACATTCACATTATTTCAAATGATGGATGATATAACGATTTGCAACGGTATCAACAAATAAACTAATAATTGTAAAGCATGAGTAAACCACTGTCCCAGTCACAAAGCTCTAGATCTGTATGATCTGGGAGAATTCCTTCTGTCTCGATTCTTGAATACTTGCCCGTGGCACCTACATAGGCACACCCCTCTTAGTTTtagaatttattattttattctctttttatcaAAGGTTCCTccactatttttttatttaatgagaTCCAGAATGCACTACTGATGATATAAAACAGAGGTGGGCAGCAGATTTAATGAGAATATATTTTTGAAGAGTAAACAAGGATATCAACATAACACCCAAATGATGTAGGATGGCAACACAAGAACCACTATGAACATTAAACATGGAAAATCCAATGCATCTCGGTCAGGAAGtgaataatgaaagaaaaagaatcctGCCACAAGTAACTTACAAACCCCACATGCTGCCATCCACTAAATCATTCATGTAAGAGGAATAATAAATCATGATTCAAAACCACGCTACTACCCATTTCAGATAGCAACAAACATTCATAATGACACCAAGCTAAAATACTGTTGCTGTCCACTTGAAACTGCAGTAGTATATTTGCAATACCAAAGCAAACTTACCCTCAAACAAACTGCTAAATTATCGGACAAAAAGGAAACTTACATGCTGGATAGATGATGCGAGTGAAAGTCTTTACAAAAATCTGCATCAGTTCGGAAGTATATAGATTGGAGGTTGCAGGAGCTGTTTCACAATACCAGTTCCCCTCTTCAAAACATGAGAGaatctcctctcttttttggcTTTCTCTCCCACTCTTTCTCACAAAACACCAAGCACCCAAATGAGGAGGAAACACAATACATATTGAGTTGAAGTGCCCTAGTTTTGTGTCTAAGCATTCAACATTTTGTTGTGAGACATAAATTTCATGTGTAGCAAAAACATTCTTGAATAGGAGTGCGTAATCATTGTCCCATAAAAACTGGTTCATATTGAGTTAGGAAGGCATCAATAGGGTATTAGTTGTTTTCTCTGTTCATGTCACTCATATTTCTTAACTGTCAACTGAGATGTTGCAATTGCATAAACCGTTAtgtatactctctctctctcgcgctgtgtgtgtgtgtgtgctactgctgctgctgtatACAGTCAGTTCATATCATTTTTATGAACATGTATTAATACATTTAGGggctatttatttatttattgtggGCTGGTGCTGAACCTTCAAATCCTGGCCCTTGCTTCAGGTAAAGGAGATGCCCAATGTATTGATCCTTCCCCACAGTGCAGATTATAGTGAAGAAGTATGGATGGAGATAAGGGAGAAAGCTATTTCTATGTTGCAAACATTTTTCATTGATGGGGTTATTTCAAGTAACGCTAtctctgatgaggatgatgcAGTAAGTGAAACAGGCTATGAAGAGGAACAATCTGAGAAACTAGACACAGAGAGTGCCTCACGGGATATTATCGGTGAGCAGTTGACTGATGACATTCAATTAAGTCCAGAAAATTATCAGAAGAGTATTTTTCAATCAACAGAGTCACACAGCCTGCCTCAAGCTTCAGGTGCATCACAAACTCGAGCTGAGGGAAGGCATAGCAGGTCAGGGAAGAAGAGTAAAAAGAGACATACCCGCCGTAAATCTCAGCAGAAGTCTGATGACTTGGAAAGAGATAGCAACTGTACCTCACAGCGAGACAATGATACTGCTTTGAGTAGCACAGATCAAGTATTAAGTTCCAGTTCTCGTTTTGCTTCCCCAGAAGATTCTAGAAGTAGGAAAAATCCCATTGAATTGATAACAGAGTCAACTTCTGAGCGGCACACAAAATCAAACTTGGGGATTAGTAGGGCATCAGGTGAACTGCTAAAAGATGGGTATGTTATTGCTATACATGCAAGAGATCGTCCTGCTTTACATGTGTCCAGGCAAAGAGTACCTGGTGGTGGCTGGCTCTTGGACACAATGTGTAATGTGACTAAAAGGGATCCTGCAGCACaatttttagttgttttcaGGAGCAAGGTGTGTattgaaacctttttttttttttgtgtgtatgCTGAGTTTAATAGAGGTGTTATTTGTCTTGCTAATCAACCAAACATACTTGTTTGAATGCCTTTTCTTCAGGACACAATTGGATTGCGATCTTTTGCTGCTGGGGGAAAATTATTGCAGGTACTTACTATTATTTTCAATAATTCTGTTTCAATGGTTGAGAAATTTTTATGTGGGGAATGAAATATTAGTAAGCTCTAGAATCTCTTGCATTATTTTGATATCCAATACTTGCCCTTAGTCTAGCAAACGGTGGTTACCACCAGTGAgcaccccccccctcccaaaaaaaaaggatgaataATCTCTGGACTTAAATTTTGTCAATAACTTAGATGATATTTCTGTGTGTCAAAATATACTCAACTCCACAAcattatcccaacttaatggggtcagttACATGGATCCTCTTTCGCTAATCAATTCTTCAAGGTCACACTTGTTACCAGTCCTaacctatgcatgtctttcgtcaccacttctcctagagtcattttaggtctgcccccaGCTCTTTAGCACCTCTGATATGAATCATTTCACTCCTGATGATTCAGATCCAAGGCACAAGGAGATTATTAAACAACCCAGCAAAGCCTTATCCCAGGATGACATTGAAACCTATTTCTCCCTCCAACTctgtttaatttcatttttatatAGATATGTGCATAAAATTGCGACGATGTCTCTAATTGGATAAGATTTCTcctattaaaagaaaattgcaTGCTATCTCTGGTAAGTTCTGAACCCTAGCATGAGTGTAGGGAGTGGGAGCTTAACAATGTTAGTCTCCAGATTCAGATCACACAGCCATCTTGTACTTAGGATGTATAACTAAGAATAAGGACAATAAATTTGTTTATTTGATAGTGTTATTTGATTACATTCTGATGGTTATGGATTGGTGACCTAGATCAGATTGTCGCTAAAATGCTTAACACTACATTGATGTTCCTGGATCCCCTAAATGATCAAGTGATTATTGTCATATTTAAAGAATGATGCAGCTGCTTGCAGCTCCATACTATATAGAAGTAGAATTCTCTAGGAAATGTATACTTAGAACTTATTCTTCACTTGCCCCTATTATTAATACTTCACGAGGCATGATTGTGAAAGCTTGATAATTTGACAAGTCGACAATGCATTTGAACATTTTTCAGACATATCGATGTTACCCCCATCAAAAGAATTTTCATTTCCCTTAAGAATGCTTATCTTCTCAAAGACCGTAAGTTAGATATCAACCTTCAATTTAGTCATGGCACTTAGTGGAGCAGATATTGGTACTCTAAAGCTGTAAAGCACTTGGTGGTTACTAGAAACTAGGGATGGTAGTTAGTCTGGTAGGTGATCTTTCTTGCCCCAcccacttcttttttttttggggggggggggggttggcaTGATGATTATTGGGATCTGTTTTTGTAGTTCatttggtaattttattttttggcactTTGTCCATCAAACAAATGTAACACAGCAGAAGTTACATGGAGGGAGTGGCTAGGATTGGGCTCCTAATGCAGCCTACCCCTTGTGCAACAACATGGGTTGGGGCAAGGGCCAGTTCTGTATTTTGTATAGTTACCAATTGTTGCTACTCATTTTGCTAAGATTTGATAGATTTGTGTGGGTTTGGTTTGTAGTAGAATGGTTGGGAGTTAGATTATGTAAGCTATACCAAACCAGCTCATTGCAGTTTCTACTGGAACTGGTGTGGATGTAGGGAAGCTGCAGAATAACCCATGCATGTGGGAGTTGATTTGTTTATTAGTGATAGGTTCAAAATTGACATTTAAATAGCTCACATGATAAGGCCAGGCTATCTATTGATCTTCTGATCTTTGTAGTTCATGATTAAATGAAAAGATTGACCTTGATCATCATTCAATTTGTAATTTGTTCAAATGTTGATTAGGTTTGGGAGAGGGCGGGCGTCAGCTCA is a window encoding:
- the LOC122663745 gene encoding C-terminal binding protein AN-like isoform X1, whose product is MREFAAIDGSGKSVTSIMSPRNGNLKPPPSSLPLVVSLNCLEDCNLEQESLAGIATVEHVGLNRLADGRIESAAAVLLHSLAFLPRAAQRRLQTWQLIICLGSSDRSVDSALAADLGLRLVHVDASRAEEIADTVMALFLGLLRRTHLLSRHAFSASGWLGSVQPLCRGMRRCRGLVLGIVGRSASARSLATRSLAFKMSVLYFDVHEGKGKSGRPSITFPPAARRMDTLNDLLAASDLISLHCALSNETIQIINAECLQHIKPGAFLVNTGSSQLLDDCALKQLLIDGTIAGCALDGAEGPQWMEAWVKEMPNVLILPHSADYSEEVWMEIREKAISMLQTFFIDGVISSNAISDEDDAVSETGYEEEQSEKLDTESASRDIIGEQLTDDIQLSPENYQKSIFQSTESHSLPQASGASQTRAEGRHSRSGKKSKKRHTRRKSQQKSDDLERDSNCTSQRDNDTALSSTDQVLSSSSRFASPEDSRSRKNPIELITESTSERHTKSNLGISRASGELLKDGYVIAIHARDRPALHVSRQRVPGGGWLLDTMCNVTKRDPAAQFLVVFRSKDTIGLRSFAAGGKLLQINRRMEFVFASHSFDVWESWTLEGALEECRLVNCRNPLAILEVRIEILATLGDDGVARWLD